A stretch of Brassica rapa cultivar Chiifu-401-42 chromosome A08, CAAS_Brap_v3.01, whole genome shotgun sequence DNA encodes these proteins:
- the LOC103835108 gene encoding alanine--glyoxylate aminotransferase 2 homolog 1, mitochondrial isoform X2 — MALQRQLLKRVVDRASTSSRIHSPAITFLRSDYSTSSPPQLPPFDYQPRPYNGPSADEVFQKRKKFLGPSLFHFYQKPLNIVEGKMQYLFDETGRRYLDAFAGIVTVSCGHCHPDILNAINEQSKLLQHATTIYLHHAIGDFAEALAAKMPGNLKVVYFVNSGSEANELAMMMARLYTGSLEMISMRNAYHGGSSNTIGLTALNTWKYPLPQGEIHHVVNPDPYRGVFGSDGSMYAKDVQDHIDYGTSGKVAGFIAETIQGVGGAVELAPGYLKSVYDIVRKAGGVCIADEVQTGFGRTGSHYWGFQTQDVVPDIVTMAKGIGNGLPLGAVVTTPEIASVLATKIQFNTFGGNPVCSAGGLAVLNVIDKERRQTHCAEVGSHLIQRLKDLQKRHDIIGDVRGRGLMVGIELVTDRKDKTPAKAETAVLFEQLRELGILVGKGGLHGNVFRIKPPMCFTKDDADFLVDALDYSISRL, encoded by the exons ATGGCTTTACAGAGgcaacttctcaagagagtcgTAGATAGAGCTTCAACTTCCTCCCGGATCCATTCCCCTGCGATCACCTTCCTCCGCTCTGATTACTCCACCTCTTCTCCGCCGCAGCTTCCGCCGTTTGATTACCAGCCGCGGCCGTATAATGGTCCTTCCGCAGATGAAGTCTTCCAGAAACGGAAGAAGTTTCTCGGACCTTCTCTTTTCCATTTCTACCAAAAGCCT CTCAACATCGTGGAAGGGAAGATGCAGTACTTGTTTGATGAAACCGGTAGGCGTTACCTCGATGCCTTTGCTGGAATAGTCACGGTCTCATGCGGTCACTGCCATCCCGACATACTCAACGCTATTAATGAACAAAGCAAGCTTCTTCAGCACGCTACAACCATATACCTACATCACGCTATAGGCGATTTCGCTGAAGCGTTAGCGGCGAAGATGCCTGGAAACCTAAAG GTTGTGTACTTTGTGAATTCTGGCTCAGAAGCTAATGAGCTAGCAATGATGATGGCTAGGCTTTATACTGGTAGCCTTGAGATGATTTCGATGAGAAATGCTTATCATGGTGGAAGTTCTAATACTATTGGACTCACAGCTCTTAACACATGGAAGTACCCTTTACCACAG GGGGAGATCCATCATGTTGTAAATCCAGATCCATACCGAGGAGTATTTGGTTCTGATGGTTCTATGTATGCTAAAGATGTCCAAGACCATATTGACTATGGTACTTCTGGAAAAGTGGCTGGTTTTATTGCAGAGACCATCCAG GGGGTAGGAGGAGCTGTAGAATTGGCTCCTGGTTACTTAAAGTCGGTTTATGACATTGTACGCAAAGCTGGTGGTGTATGCATCGCCGATGAAGTTCAAACTGGATTTGGCAGGACAGGAAGTCATTATTGGGGTTTTCAGACACAGGATGTAGTTCCTGACATAGTTACAATGGCAAAG GGAATAGGAAATGGATTACCATTAGGAGCTGTAGTGACTACACCAGAGATCGCTAGCGTTTTAGCTACAAAGATTCAGTTCAACACTTTTGGTGGAAACCCAGTGTGTTCAGCTGGTGGACTTGCTGTTCTAAACGTTATTGATAAGGAGAGACGTCAAACACACTGTGCTGAAGTTGGTTCACACCTTATTCAACGTTTGAAAGATCTTCAGAAAAGACATGATA TAATTGGAGATGTGAGAGGAAGAGGATTAATGGTTGGGATCGAGCTTGTGACTGACCGGAAGGACAAGACACCAGCCAAAGCTGAAACAGCTGTCTTGTTTGAGCAACTTAGAG AACTTGGCATCCTCGTTGGAAAAGGAGGGCTTCATGGGAATGTTTTCAGGATAAAACCACCAATGTGTTTCACCAAAGATGATGCAG